A single region of the Candidatus Zixiibacteriota bacterium genome encodes:
- a CDS encoding DUF748 domain-containing protein, whose product MAFSGTELRRRAAAILFHPRARRLLIWCVAILAAPGLLSLAAPWLLRDRIAAELSSRLHRRVTIEQIRLNPYALSVTIRGLAVRDRQDQTTALSVSEAYVNLESLSLFYRGPVIKELRVVGPYLHLIRNEDRTYNFTDLIREFTQGPPGPPPRFSLNNVEIVDGRIELDDLPEGVKHEVTALKLGVPFVSSLPYYADIKVRPVFSAIVNGAPVKIEAETRPFGASRESTIHLDIDNLQPAKYLEYSPVDLDFGVPAGRIDGRLTVSFRSPRGKPAALVLSGRLDFQDFAVRGKDGAPILTLPKLEVAIDAIEVFARKAALKAVRASAPELHVIRFPDGRLNLAALLPRSEAPAEKGETAKKEEPAPFRYSVEELAVERGTVHLADRRPKLPFETTIQNIRLDVKGLTSGAERKARTELSFQTAAGEQLAHKGSLQLDPLAADGTLAVTGLRLPALRPYYGDFAAIVIEQGLLDVAGRFAVVLKGGALDARVSDLEATLRSLRVEAPGESEPLWRIPLLSIKDVAADLGAKSLVIGSVESRDGNVFFWREADGTAGYPRLLKTAAGAGPSAAGPRGDAAAWKVETKSVALDAMRLIFEDRSITPRSRLVVSDLALRAQNLSTARNARAQAAVRAKINERGGLRLAGSATIDPLNARFAVEAEGIGLLPLQPYLNDRANFVLTGGRLGTKGTLSVEAGGNGSARLSYAGDVRVVDFGSVEKDSSRDLVRWGSLGLNRLRFSLEPLEFRVEEIDLADFYARLIIGADGRTNLQKLAAREEASGAAPEPMPQAGRKRVTIGRIGLKSGTVNFSDFFIKPNYSANLTGVEGTISELTPEVPGNLELRASLDDSASVDIRGRINPLAESLYLDIAADAREIELSPLSPYSGKYVGYGIEKGKLSFKVKYRLENRKLTAENQLILNQLTFGERIESPTATKLPVLLAVALLKDRNGVIDVDLPIAGSLDDPQFSVGGIILRIVINIVAKAVTAPFALLGAAFGGGGEELSVIEFDYGRADLSPTARSRLKTIATALNNRPALRLEIAARFDPMNDLEGLKRVALERKVRIQKLRDLAGREGAPKSADEVRVDPKEYPLYLKAAYAREDFPKPRNLIGLARDLPVPEMEALMLKHERVSGDDLPDLAARRARAIRDYLLGTGQVTPDRLFTVAPRPAPAEPGAEARGSRVEFTLR is encoded by the coding sequence ATGGCCTTTTCTGGGACCGAGCTGCGCCGGCGCGCGGCCGCGATTCTGTTCCACCCTCGAGCGCGAAGGCTCCTGATCTGGTGCGTCGCGATCCTCGCGGCGCCCGGTCTCCTCTCTCTTGCGGCGCCGTGGTTGCTGCGCGACAGGATCGCGGCCGAGCTGTCGAGCAGGCTTCACCGGCGGGTGACGATCGAGCAAATCCGCCTGAACCCCTACGCGCTGTCCGTCACGATCCGCGGCCTGGCGGTCCGGGACCGCCAGGACCAGACGACGGCGCTCTCGGTTAGCGAAGCGTACGTCAACCTCGAATCGCTGTCGCTCTTTTATCGCGGTCCGGTCATCAAAGAGCTGCGCGTGGTCGGGCCGTACCTGCACCTGATCCGCAACGAGGATCGCACCTACAACTTCACCGACCTGATCCGCGAGTTCACCCAGGGGCCGCCCGGCCCGCCCCCGCGTTTCTCCCTCAACAACGTCGAGATCGTCGACGGCCGGATCGAGCTCGACGATCTCCCGGAAGGGGTCAAGCACGAGGTCACCGCGCTGAAACTGGGGGTTCCCTTCGTTTCGAGCCTTCCCTACTACGCCGACATCAAGGTCCGGCCGGTCTTTTCGGCGATCGTGAACGGGGCGCCCGTGAAAATCGAGGCCGAGACCAGGCCCTTCGGGGCCTCGCGCGAAAGCACGATCCACCTCGACATCGACAACCTCCAGCCGGCCAAATACCTCGAGTACTCACCCGTCGACCTCGACTTCGGCGTTCCCGCGGGCCGGATCGACGGGCGCCTGACGGTCTCGTTCCGCTCGCCCAGGGGGAAGCCGGCCGCGCTGGTCCTGTCCGGCCGCCTCGATTTTCAGGACTTCGCTGTCCGGGGGAAGGACGGCGCGCCCATCCTGACGCTGCCGAAGCTCGAGGTCGCCATCGACGCGATCGAGGTGTTCGCGCGCAAGGCGGCGCTCAAGGCGGTGCGCGCCAGCGCCCCGGAGCTGCACGTCATCCGCTTCCCCGACGGGCGCCTGAACCTCGCCGCCCTCCTGCCGCGGAGCGAGGCTCCGGCCGAGAAGGGGGAGACGGCAAAAAAAGAAGAGCCGGCCCCCTTTCGCTACTCGGTGGAAGAACTCGCCGTCGAGCGCGGCACCGTTCATCTCGCGGACCGTCGGCCCAAGCTTCCGTTCGAGACAACGATCCAGAACATCCGGCTCGACGTCAAGGGGCTGACGAGCGGGGCCGAGCGAAAGGCGCGGACGGAGCTCTCCTTTCAAACCGCCGCGGGAGAGCAGCTCGCGCACAAGGGGAGCTTACAGCTCGATCCGCTCGCCGCCGACGGCACGCTCGCCGTGACCGGGCTGCGCCTGCCGGCGCTGCGCCCCTACTACGGCGACTTCGCCGCGATCGTGATCGAGCAGGGGCTTCTCGACGTCGCAGGCCGCTTTGCGGTCGTGCTCAAAGGCGGAGCGCTCGACGCCAGGGTCTCCGATCTCGAAGCCACCCTGCGCTCTTTGCGCGTCGAGGCGCCCGGCGAATCGGAGCCGCTCTGGCGGATCCCGCTGCTGTCGATCAAGGACGTGGCGGCCGACCTCGGCGCGAAGAGCCTCGTGATCGGCTCGGTGGAAAGCCGGGACGGCAACGTCTTTTTCTGGAGAGAAGCGGACGGGACCGCGGGATACCCCCGGCTGCTGAAGACGGCAGCGGGCGCCGGGCCCTCGGCGGCCGGCCCCCGGGGCGATGCCGCTGCGTGGAAAGTCGAAACGAAGAGCGTCGCCCTCGACGCGATGCGGCTGATCTTCGAGGACCGCTCGATCACGCCGCGGTCGCGGCTGGTGGTGTCGGACCTCGCCCTTCGCGCTCAGAATCTCTCGACCGCCAGGAACGCGCGGGCGCAGGCGGCTGTTCGCGCGAAGATCAACGAGCGCGGCGGCCTGCGGCTGGCAGGCTCCGCGACCATCGACCCGTTGAACGCCCGCTTCGCCGTCGAGGCGGAAGGGATCGGGCTGTTGCCGCTGCAGCCCTACCTGAACGACCGCGCCAACTTTGTCCTGACGGGCGGACGGCTCGGCACGAAGGGCACGCTTTCCGTCGAAGCCGGCGGAAACGGATCTGCCCGGTTGAGCTACGCCGGCGACGTTCGGGTCGTCGATTTCGGCTCCGTGGAAAAGGACAGCTCGCGCGATCTCGTGCGCTGGGGCTCGCTCGGCCTGAACCGGCTCCGCTTCTCCCTCGAGCCGCTGGAATTCCGCGTCGAGGAGATCGACCTGGCCGATTTTTACGCCCGGCTGATCATCGGCGCCGACGGCAGGACCAACCTGCAAAAGCTCGCCGCGCGCGAAGAGGCGAGCGGCGCGGCGCCCGAGCCGATGCCTCAGGCTGGCCGCAAGCGCGTGACGATCGGCAGGATCGGTCTGAAGTCGGGAACGGTCAACTTCAGCGATTTCTTCATCAAGCCCAACTACAGCGCCAACCTGACGGGCGTCGAAGGAACGATCTCCGAGCTCACGCCCGAGGTCCCCGGAAACCTGGAGCTCCGCGCCAGCCTCGACGACTCCGCGTCCGTCGACATCCGGGGCAGGATCAATCCGCTGGCGGAATCGCTCTACCTGGACATTGCCGCCGACGCGCGGGAGATCGAGCTGAGCCCGCTCTCTCCCTACTCCGGGAAGTACGTGGGGTACGGGATCGAAAAGGGCAAGCTTTCCTTCAAGGTCAAATACCGGCTCGAGAACCGCAAGCTCACCGCCGAGAACCAGCTCATCCTGAACCAGCTGACTTTCGGCGAGAGGATCGAGAGCCCGACCGCGACCAAGCTGCCGGTCCTGCTCGCGGTCGCTCTGTTGAAGGATCGCAACGGCGTAATCGACGTCGATCTGCCGATCGCCGGCTCGCTCGACGATCCGCAGTTCAGCGTCGGCGGGATTATCCTCCGCATCGTGATCAACATCGTCGCCAAGGCCGTGACCGCGCCGTTCGCCCTGCTCGGGGCGGCGTTCGGCGGCGGCGGGGAGGAGCTGAGCGTGATCGAGTTCGATTACGGCCGCGCCGATCTCTCCCCTACCGCCCGGTCGCGCCTCAAGACGATCGCCACCGCGTTGAACAACCGGCCCGCCCTGCGGCTCGAAATCGCCGCCCGGTTCGACCCGATGAACGACCTCGAAGGACTCAAGCGCGTTGCCCTCGAGCGAAAGGTCAGGATCCAGAAGCTCCGCGATCTCGCCGGGCGGGAAGGGGCTCCGAAAAGCGCCGACGAGGTTCGCGTCGACCCGAAGGAGTACCCTCTCTACCTCAAGGCGGCCTACGCCCGGGAGGATTTTCCCAAACCGCGCAACTTGATCGGCCTCGCGCGCGATCTGCCGGTTCCGGAAATGGAGGCTTTGATGCTCAAGCACGAGCGGGTTTCCGGGGATGACCTTCCGGACCTCGCGGCCCGAAGGGCCCGGGCGATCCGCGACTACCTGCTCGGCACCGGGCAGGTAACCCCCGACCGCCTTTTCACCGTCGCCCCGAGGCCCGCCCCGGCCGAGCCCGGCGCCGAGGCCCGCGGCAGCCGGGTCGAGTTCACGCTGAGATAG
- a CDS encoding gamma-glutamylcyclotransferase family protein, producing the protein MYYFAYGSNMNWPQMQRRCPSATFVSVARLPDYRFAITRRSRLRGCGTANILRQPGAEVWGVVYDVAAPDLVVLDGFEDGYRRETVRVYCRDDGRRPLEALVYVAADEPDVPPPSAEYIGLIVEGAAHWKIPHPYLEMLRGLAGACAD; encoded by the coding sequence TTGTATTACTTCGCCTACGGGTCGAACATGAACTGGCCGCAGATGCAGCGCCGCTGCCCCTCGGCGACGTTCGTCAGCGTCGCCCGCCTCCCCGATTACCGTTTCGCGATCACGCGCCGCTCGCGGCTGCGCGGGTGCGGCACCGCCAATATCCTGCGCCAGCCCGGCGCCGAGGTCTGGGGCGTGGTTTACGACGTGGCCGCTCCCGACCTCGTCGTCCTCGACGGTTTCGAGGACGGCTACCGCCGGGAGACCGTCCGCGTCTATTGCCGCGACGACGGCCGCCGCCCGCTCGAAGCTCTCGTTTACGTAGCGGCGGACGAGCCCGACGTGCCGCCGCCGAGCGCGGAATACATCGGCCTGATCGTCGAAGGCGCCGCCCACTGGAAGATACCCCACCCCTACCTCGAGATGCTCCGGGGGCTCGCCGGCGCTTGCGCGGATTGA
- a CDS encoding ornithine cyclodeaminase family protein produces MLILSNEDIEKLLPVGACLEVLEQAYRDLGNGLAATVPRYDVFSPTKPGEYYEYKTMSGVLPNRRVAALRLNSSVVKWYEKAGGVRKDKLPAAGGDRFVGLVMLFSTETGEPLAIFPDGYVQKLRVAAASAIAARHLARRNSRVMALLGAGWQASAHLAALCAVRELGVVRVYSPTPESRRRFVDENRGSVAASVEEAASVEAAIDGADIVTCATNSISAVFSGDRLQPGVHVSCVKPCELDATAYRRADPLIIHWREAKPFQIPIGVDPMTIPDISDGWLHPLTREHAPVWDLPTIADLVNGRHPGRTRDDAITCFCNNVGLGLQFAAVGSEVLARAREAKVGREIPTDWFLESVHP; encoded by the coding sequence ATGTTGATCCTTTCCAACGAAGATATCGAAAAGCTTCTCCCCGTGGGCGCCTGCCTCGAGGTCCTCGAGCAGGCGTACCGGGATCTCGGCAACGGCCTGGCGGCGACCGTGCCGCGCTACGACGTCTTCAGCCCGACGAAGCCCGGCGAGTACTACGAGTACAAGACCATGAGCGGCGTGCTTCCGAACCGCAGGGTCGCCGCGCTCCGTCTCAATTCCAGCGTGGTGAAATGGTACGAGAAGGCCGGCGGCGTGCGCAAGGACAAGCTGCCGGCGGCGGGAGGAGACCGGTTCGTCGGGCTGGTGATGCTGTTCAGCACGGAAACCGGCGAGCCGCTCGCGATCTTTCCGGACGGCTACGTGCAGAAGCTGCGGGTTGCGGCCGCGAGCGCGATCGCCGCGCGCCATCTCGCCCGCCGAAACTCCCGGGTGATGGCGTTGCTGGGAGCCGGCTGGCAGGCCAGCGCGCACCTGGCGGCGCTCTGCGCGGTGCGCGAGCTCGGCGTCGTCAGGGTCTACAGCCCGACGCCTGAAAGCCGGCGGCGCTTCGTCGACGAGAACCGGGGCAGCGTCGCCGCCTCGGTCGAGGAGGCGGCGAGCGTCGAGGCGGCGATCGACGGTGCCGACATCGTCACCTGCGCCACCAACTCGATCTCGGCGGTCTTTTCGGGAGACCGGTTGCAGCCCGGCGTTCACGTCTCGTGCGTCAAGCCCTGCGAGCTGGACGCGACGGCGTACCGCCGCGCGGACCCCTTGATCATCCACTGGCGCGAGGCGAAGCCGTTTCAGATCCCGATCGGGGTCGATCCCATGACGATCCCGGACATCTCCGACGGATGGCTCCATCCGCTCACGCGGGAGCATGCGCCGGTCTGGGATTTGCCGACGATCGCGGACCTGGTCAACGGGCGCCATCCCGGCAGAACCCGCGACGACGCGATCACTTGCTTCTGCAACAACGTGGGGCTCGGGCTGCAGTTCGCGGCGGTCGGCAGCGAGGTGCTCGCCCGGGCGCGGGAAGCCAAGGTCGGACGCGAGATACCCACCGATTGGTTCCTCGAATCCGTACATCCCTGA
- a CDS encoding ABC transporter substrate-binding protein, protein MKSGIPERKFLVAAAIWITAALQGAFPARADRLKVAYPTTVGSMAVVWVAKEARLFEKHGLDVELIYVAGSSKVVQAMLAREVPIAEIAIPAVIQSNLAGADLVMLAGPNHKPGQKIMVKPEIRRPEDLKGRRIGVTRFGTSDDFLLRYILGRWGLQPDREVALIQMGGSQETLAGLGSRAIDGGMLSSPLHLRAAKLGFSMLADLSAIGVDYQGAGVVTTRGYARENPNVLRRYLRAYVEALHRFKTDKEFSVKVIGKYSRITEPDALEETYRHYAVKVMPRVPYPTLPGIQLVLDEIASRNPKAKAVTPASLIDVSYLQELEQGGFVKSLYGR, encoded by the coding sequence ATGAAGAGCGGAATTCCGGAACGGAAATTTCTCGTCGCGGCTGCGATCTGGATCACCGCCGCGCTGCAGGGAGCTTTCCCGGCCCGGGCCGACCGGCTCAAGGTCGCTTACCCGACCACCGTGGGATCGATGGCCGTCGTCTGGGTCGCCAAGGAGGCGCGGCTGTTCGAAAAGCATGGTCTGGACGTCGAGCTGATTTACGTGGCGGGAAGCTCGAAGGTCGTCCAGGCGATGCTGGCGAGGGAGGTTCCGATCGCGGAGATCGCCATTCCGGCGGTGATCCAGTCCAATCTCGCCGGAGCGGACCTCGTGATGCTCGCCGGACCCAACCACAAGCCCGGCCAGAAGATCATGGTCAAGCCGGAGATCAGGCGCCCGGAGGACCTCAAAGGACGGAGGATCGGCGTTACGCGCTTCGGCACATCCGACGATTTCCTGCTGCGCTACATTCTCGGGCGCTGGGGGCTTCAGCCGGACCGCGAGGTGGCGTTGATTCAGATGGGCGGGTCCCAGGAGACGCTGGCGGGACTGGGCTCGCGCGCGATCGACGGCGGGATGCTCTCATCGCCGCTGCATCTGCGCGCGGCGAAGCTGGGCTTTTCCATGCTCGCGGACCTGAGCGCGATCGGCGTGGACTATCAGGGCGCGGGGGTGGTGACGACGCGCGGCTACGCGCGCGAGAACCCGAACGTGCTGCGCCGCTACCTGCGCGCGTACGTGGAGGCCCTCCACCGGTTCAAGACCGACAAGGAGTTCTCGGTAAAGGTGATCGGCAAGTATTCGCGCATCACCGAGCCCGATGCCCTTGAAGAGACCTACCGGCACTACGCGGTCAAGGTGATGCCGAGGGTGCCCTACCCCACGCTTCCGGGCATCCAGCTCGTGCTGGACGAGATCGCCTCGCGCAACCCCAAGGCCAAGGCGGTGACGCCCGCGAGCCTGATCGACGTTTCCTACCTCCAGGAGCTGGAGCAGGGCGGGTTCGTCAAATCGCTCTACGGCCGGTGA
- a CDS encoding ABC transporter substrate-binding protein, translated as MARLELSFVSAYNERVQPLMDGSVPVEGIELIPTYSPPSETFWRQLRFQEFDVAEMSMSSYLIARARGFDMTAIPVFPSRRLFHTEIFYHVDSGVRGPGDLAGKKVGVGEYQQTAALWSRGILEHDFGVSQYKIHWYMERTEELSHGGATGFVPPPGISFQRIPPEKSMASMLAAGELDAAAIGSPWKNTPTVIGRSHRIAGAGGDWSKIKPLFPDRMAEGARFFRKWGFLPVNHAYVIRGEIHRRHPWAAFNLYTAFVRAKEHFNAKLLDAIPTALFFGAEYLARTREIFGEDPYPYGVKANRGMLETLVAFSHEQGLIPERVRIEDLFAPSTLDL; from the coding sequence ATGGCCAGACTGGAGTTGAGCTTCGTTTCCGCTTACAACGAGCGGGTGCAGCCGCTGATGGACGGCTCCGTGCCGGTCGAGGGCATCGAACTGATCCCGACCTATTCGCCGCCCTCGGAGACCTTCTGGCGCCAGCTCAGGTTCCAGGAGTTCGACGTCGCCGAGATGTCGATGTCCTCCTACCTGATCGCGCGCGCCCGCGGCTTCGACATGACGGCGATTCCGGTCTTTCCCAGCCGGCGCCTTTTCCACACCGAGATCTTCTACCACGTCGACTCGGGCGTCCGCGGTCCGGGCGACCTCGCCGGAAAAAAGGTCGGCGTCGGCGAGTACCAGCAAACCGCCGCGCTGTGGAGCCGGGGCATCCTGGAGCACGACTTCGGCGTATCGCAGTACAAGATTCACTGGTACATGGAGCGAACCGAGGAGCTGAGCCACGGCGGCGCGACCGGCTTCGTTCCGCCGCCGGGGATCTCGTTTCAGAGAATCCCGCCCGAAAAGAGCATGGCCTCGATGCTCGCCGCGGGCGAGCTCGACGCGGCGGCGATCGGCAGCCCCTGGAAGAACACCCCCACGGTCATCGGACGATCCCACAGGATCGCCGGCGCCGGGGGGGACTGGAGCAAGATCAAGCCCCTGTTTCCCGACCGCATGGCGGAGGGCGCCCGGTTTTTCCGGAAATGGGGCTTCCTGCCCGTCAATCACGCCTATGTCATCCGGGGAGAGATCCACCGCAGGCATCCGTGGGCGGCGTTCAATCTCTATACGGCCTTCGTCCGCGCCAAGGAGCACTTCAACGCGAAACTCCTCGATGCCATTCCGACGGCGCTCTTCTTCGGCGCGGAGTACCTGGCGAGAACGCGCGAGATATTCGGCGAGGACCCCTACCCGTACGGCGTCAAGGCCAACCGCGGGATGCTCGAGACCCTCGTCGCCTTTTCTCACGAGCAGGGGCTGATCCCGGAGAGAGTGAGAATCGAGGACCTTTTCGCCCCGAGCACGCTCGACCTGTAA
- a CDS encoding iron-containing redox enzyme family protein — translation MTSQSPALSSAEFVEQLKRDVQKFHKLRINHPFVKAVCSGKATLDEIRRWAVQDYQFRRAVPRIAMLRYLACSDPEIARKLWGVVEEETRGLDTGSAGHNELFVRFARSIGLTDEQIEHAELRPATAAHLYYVELIIHTLPWFVVMAIQIGAEGTFSPAAAALGRGFIEQYNMKPEDVRFFTVHAEADEEHGNLAEEIALRYITSPHLQALTREHTFRRMELLYDIWSVDY, via the coding sequence ATGACCAGCCAGTCTCCCGCCCTCTCGTCGGCGGAATTCGTCGAGCAGCTCAAGCGGGACGTCCAGAAATTCCACAAGCTGCGGATCAATCATCCGTTCGTAAAAGCGGTTTGCTCCGGCAAGGCGACCCTGGACGAGATCCGGCGCTGGGCCGTGCAGGACTACCAGTTCCGCCGCGCCGTGCCGCGCATCGCCATGCTGCGCTACCTCGCCTGCAGCGATCCCGAGATCGCCCGGAAACTGTGGGGCGTGGTCGAGGAAGAAACCCGCGGCCTGGATACCGGCAGCGCCGGCCACAACGAGCTGTTCGTGCGCTTCGCCAGGTCGATCGGGCTGACCGACGAGCAGATCGAGCACGCCGAGCTCCGGCCGGCGACCGCCGCTCACCTCTACTACGTGGAGCTGATCATCCACACCCTGCCCTGGTTCGTGGTGATGGCGATCCAGATCGGCGCCGAGGGAACGTTCAGCCCCGCCGCCGCCGCGCTCGGTCGCGGCTTCATCGAACAGTACAACATGAAGCCCGAGGACGTGCGCTTCTTCACCGTTCACGCCGAGGCCGACGAGGAGCACGGCAACCTCGCGGAGGAGATCGCGCTCCGCTACATCACGTCGCCGCACCTGCAGGCGCTCACGCGCGAGCACACCTTTCGCCGGATGGAGCTTCTCTACGACATCTGGAGCGTCGACTACTGA
- a CDS encoding class II aldolase/adducin family protein → MTAKLPAFDSPELDPLKEKLVTACRILDREGITDGYGHVSVRVPGADAFLTIANVSPGCATVDRLVLQDFEGNRLGGSGTPPNEWPIHACILKARPDVVSVAHTHSKWSTIFSVLPIKLRPLHHYGKFLPPEGPPVYQGAGLVRTLERGEALARALGSAPAVLMRAHGDAVVGESIEQVVERTTRLALLGEWNHLALLHGEPRYLTKEELEVYNADQRFPMRGWEYFVSRLSGRS, encoded by the coding sequence ATGACGGCCAAGCTCCCCGCCTTTGACTCGCCCGAGCTCGACCCGCTCAAGGAAAAGCTGGTGACCGCCTGCCGCATCCTCGATCGTGAAGGGATCACGGACGGCTACGGCCACGTGAGCGTGCGCGTGCCCGGGGCCGACGCGTTCCTCACCATCGCCAACGTGAGCCCCGGCTGCGCCACCGTCGACCGGCTCGTTCTCCAGGATTTCGAAGGCAACCGGCTCGGAGGCTCCGGCACGCCGCCGAATGAGTGGCCGATTCACGCCTGCATTCTCAAGGCGCGCCCCGATGTCGTCAGCGTGGCCCACACCCATTCGAAGTGGAGCACGATCTTCAGCGTGCTGCCGATCAAGCTGAGGCCGCTGCATCATTACGGGAAGTTCCTGCCGCCGGAAGGCCCGCCCGTGTACCAGGGAGCCGGGCTCGTGCGAACCCTGGAACGGGGAGAGGCGCTCGCCAGGGCGCTCGGCAGCGCCCCCGCCGTGCTGATGCGGGCCCACGGCGACGCCGTCGTGGGGGAGTCGATCGAGCAGGTGGTCGAGCGGACGACCCGGCTGGCGCTGCTCGGAGAATGGAATCATCTCGCGCTGCTGCACGGCGAGCCCAGGTACTTGACGAAAGAGGAGCTGGAGGTTTACAACGCGGACCAGCGCTTCCCGATGCGCGGCTGGGAGTATTTCGTGAGCCGGCTGAGCGGCCGGTCGTGA
- a CDS encoding iron ABC transporter permease: MRRISLDGGAPALALIVLVLAYQVLVPLSMVVWTSLKVQRPGEPGFFELSFSLANYARAFGSRDFWSATWNTARFALASTALAFAFGTFLAWVVHRTNTPLARLIGLITLGRIVIPGILITVAWILLASPNIGLLNALAAPLTGGRGIFNVYSFSGMVWVHSLEMTPLAYLLLSAALQSMDPRLEEASAAAGAGHWRTLRTISLPLILPAVGAAVLLLLIYTVETFEVPLLLGGRARVRVYTTEIFYNTSRTPTDWGLSGAYSVAILALSSLLLAGYLRLVRHGERYQTVTGKDFRPRRLDLGRLRYLTCALSVFLVFLVTGLPFLVMLYASFLARYQPPSLQALRSMDLRNYREILSDAAYSVDPLWNSTLVGLGSATAVMLLVSAMSYFVHKTRMRGRKLIDFLGFAPIAMPSVVLGAAFLWFYLLVPLPVLGTLTIIGLAYVTRYMAVALRFVSASMVQIHTELEEAAAVAGGGWWSTFRRIYLPLLRPGLMAGWFWVMVHAYRELTIALMLARSRNRTAAVVIYDLWENGSFQELSAFGVLIFLLLIALVSTGQAIGRRFGVQERP, encoded by the coding sequence ATGAGGCGGATTTCCCTGGACGGCGGCGCGCCGGCGCTGGCGCTGATCGTTCTCGTCCTCGCCTACCAGGTCCTCGTCCCTCTGTCGATGGTGGTCTGGACGAGCCTCAAGGTCCAGCGCCCCGGCGAGCCGGGATTCTTCGAGCTCAGCTTCTCGCTCGCGAACTACGCCCGCGCCTTCGGCTCGCGCGACTTCTGGAGCGCGACGTGGAACACCGCCCGTTTCGCCCTGGCGTCCACGGCGCTCGCCTTCGCCTTCGGGACGTTTCTCGCGTGGGTGGTGCACCGCACGAACACCCCGCTTGCGCGCCTGATCGGGTTGATCACGCTCGGCCGCATCGTCATTCCGGGCATCCTGATCACCGTCGCCTGGATTCTCCTGGCGAGCCCCAACATCGGCCTCCTCAACGCGCTCGCCGCGCCGCTCACCGGGGGCCGCGGGATTTTCAACGTTTATTCCTTCTCGGGGATGGTGTGGGTTCACTCGCTCGAGATGACGCCGCTCGCCTACCTGCTGCTCTCGGCCGCTCTGCAGTCGATGGACCCGCGCCTCGAGGAGGCGTCGGCCGCGGCCGGCGCCGGCCACTGGCGGACGCTGCGGACGATTTCCCTGCCGCTGATCCTGCCGGCGGTCGGCGCCGCCGTCCTTCTGCTGCTGATCTACACGGTGGAAACCTTCGAGGTGCCGCTGCTGCTCGGCGGCCGGGCACGGGTGCGCGTCTACACCACCGAGATCTTCTACAACACCTCCAGAACGCCCACGGACTGGGGGCTGTCAGGGGCTTATTCGGTGGCGATCCTGGCGCTCAGCTCGCTCCTGCTGGCGGGCTACCTCCGGCTGGTGCGCCACGGGGAACGCTACCAGACGGTAACCGGCAAGGACTTCAGGCCCAGGCGGCTCGACCTGGGCCGGCTGCGGTACCTGACCTGCGCGCTGAGCGTCTTTCTGGTTTTCCTCGTTACCGGGCTGCCGTTTCTTGTCATGCTCTACGCCTCTTTTCTCGCACGCTACCAGCCGCCGTCGCTGCAGGCGTTGCGGTCCATGGACCTGAGAAACTACCGCGAGATCCTTTCCGACGCGGCTTACTCCGTCGACCCGTTGTGGAACAGCACGCTGGTAGGGCTGGGCTCGGCCACCGCGGTCATGCTGCTCGTTTCCGCCATGAGCTATTTCGTGCACAAGACCCGGATGCGCGGTCGCAAGCTCATCGACTTCCTCGGCTTCGCGCCGATCGCGATGCCCAGCGTGGTGCTCGGCGCCGCCTTTCTGTGGTTTTATCTTCTCGTGCCCCTGCCGGTGCTGGGTACGCTCACCATCATCGGCCTTGCCTACGTTACCCGGTACATGGCCGTGGCGCTGCGCTTCGTCTCCGCTTCGATGGTGCAGATCCACACCGAGCTCGAGGAAGCCGCAGCCGTCGCCGGCGGCGGCTGGTGGAGCACCTTCCGGCGGATCTATCTGCCGCTGCTCCGCCCGGGTCTCATGGCCGGATGGTTCTGGGTGATGGTGCACGCTTACCGCGAGCTGACCATCGCGCTCATGCTCGCCCGCTCGCGCAATCGCACCGCGGCCGTGGTGATCTACGACCTGTGGGAGAACGGCTCGTTCCAGGAGCTGAGCGCGTTCGGGGTGCTGATCTTCCTCCTGCTCATCGCCCTGGTCTCGACCGGCCAGGCGATCGGGCGGCGCTTCGGCGTCCAGGAGCGGCCTTGA